One Kitasatospora sp. NBC_01266 genomic window carries:
- a CDS encoding alpha/beta hydrolase — protein MLALTGLPLQIITGLLAVMAFVATMWLWPKLGGKGAKPLLGRLGAFFGTQVLVLVAMALVANSYFGFYTSWTDLLGTAGGPGTVVDHQPGDSLKVTGQEKFYSKQGSAEDRSGVIQKVSVTGAASGLTNDGFVYLPPQYFQPAYANQKFPMALVLSGYPGTAEKLITLMQYPASTLKAINAKQLPPTVLVMMRPSPIASRDTECMDVPHGPQVETFFTQDLPKALAAGYRIAPQASAHAVMGDSTGGYCALKFALRKPDAYHAAIALSADYSVSNDPTTGDLFGGSAQLKQENDLLWRLRNTAPEPVSLLLATSPNEGNYQATQEMVSAFKAPTKLSTITLNSGGHNFHTWGREIPPALEWLGKQLSVPGLTEAQPTAA, from the coding sequence GTGCTCGCGCTGACCGGACTTCCCCTGCAGATCATCACCGGCCTGCTCGCCGTGATGGCCTTCGTCGCCACCATGTGGCTGTGGCCCAAGCTCGGTGGCAAGGGCGCCAAGCCCCTGCTCGGCCGACTCGGCGCGTTCTTCGGCACCCAGGTGCTGGTGCTGGTGGCGATGGCCCTGGTGGCCAACTCCTACTTCGGCTTCTACACCAGCTGGACCGACCTGCTCGGCACCGCCGGCGGTCCCGGCACGGTGGTGGACCACCAGCCCGGCGACTCGCTGAAGGTCACCGGCCAGGAGAAGTTCTACTCCAAGCAGGGCTCGGCCGAGGACCGCTCCGGGGTGATCCAGAAGGTCTCGGTGACCGGCGCCGCCTCCGGCCTGACCAATGACGGGTTCGTCTACCTGCCGCCGCAGTACTTCCAGCCGGCCTACGCGAACCAGAAGTTCCCGATGGCGCTGGTGCTCTCCGGCTACCCGGGCACGGCCGAGAAGCTGATCACGCTGATGCAGTACCCGGCCAGCACGCTCAAGGCGATCAACGCCAAGCAGCTGCCGCCGACCGTGCTGGTGATGATGCGCCCCTCACCGATCGCCAGCCGGGACACCGAGTGCATGGACGTCCCGCACGGCCCGCAGGTGGAGACCTTCTTCACCCAGGACCTGCCCAAGGCCCTGGCCGCCGGCTACCGGATCGCCCCGCAGGCCTCCGCGCACGCCGTGATGGGCGACTCCACCGGCGGCTACTGCGCACTGAAGTTCGCGCTGCGCAAGCCCGACGCGTACCACGCCGCGATCGCGCTCTCCGCCGACTACAGCGTCTCCAACGACCCGACCACCGGTGACCTGTTCGGCGGCAGCGCGCAGCTCAAGCAGGAGAACGACCTGCTGTGGCGGCTGCGCAACACCGCGCCGGAGCCCGTCTCGCTGCTGCTGGCCACCAGCCCCAACGAGGGCAACTACCAGGCCACCCAGGAGATGGTGAGCGCCTTCAAGGCGCCGACCAAGCTCTCCACCATCACCCTGAACAGCGGCGGCCACAACTTCCACACCTGGGGCCGGGAGATCCCGCCGGCCCTGGAGTGGCTGGGCAAGCAGCTGTCGGTGCCCGGCCTGACCGAGGCGCAGCCGACCGCCGCCTGA
- a CDS encoding alpha/beta hydrolase, whose amino-acid sequence MKITLARASRRILPAVLGVTVVAGCGGSGGSTAAKGPATPPVASATAPTLAAASTPPAPSPSPTASGADDPALKSFYGQQISWASCPADPQDQNADLSAFQCGTAHVPLDYANPGADTIDIALIRKPAVHQDQKLGSLFFNPGGPGGSGVEFLGETAADEFKALNDRYDLIGFDPRGVGRSTAVHCLDDADRDKLNAQDHATATTMKDFESGCAADSGKLLPFVGTVNAARDLDVLRGVMGDQKLNYLGFSYGTYLGTVYADEFPGRTGRLVLDGAMDPSLDPLTADVQQQIGFEGVFERFASDCVKQSDCPLGSDAGAAAQKAADFLDSLQAHPLTSAKDGRTLTSAEAWTGALGMLYGSAKDWDYLRIGLTRAMKQHSPDLMLALADNYNGRDQNGHYSNEADANTAINCADDGAPTPTDDQLQQALQQLQSKAPYLNRRVTIDDLRVGNDCSAFPAHAAPPHAITAAGSAPILVVGSTGDDATPYAWAQHLASSLANATLLTRDGDGHTGYDKSSCVQSAVNGFLLNGTMPAAGTHCSTDLTS is encoded by the coding sequence GTGAAGATCACACTGGCGCGCGCGTCGCGCCGTATCCTGCCCGCCGTGCTGGGGGTCACCGTGGTCGCCGGCTGCGGCGGCTCCGGGGGGTCCACCGCGGCCAAGGGCCCGGCCACGCCGCCGGTGGCCTCGGCCACCGCCCCGACCTTGGCTGCCGCCAGTACCCCGCCCGCGCCCTCCCCCTCGCCCACGGCGAGCGGCGCCGACGACCCGGCGCTCAAGTCCTTCTACGGGCAGCAGATCAGCTGGGCGAGCTGCCCGGCCGACCCGCAGGACCAGAACGCCGACCTGTCCGCCTTCCAGTGCGGCACCGCGCACGTCCCGCTGGACTACGCCAACCCGGGCGCGGACACCATCGACATAGCACTGATACGCAAGCCCGCCGTGCACCAGGACCAGAAGCTCGGCTCGCTCTTCTTCAACCCGGGCGGTCCCGGCGGTTCGGGCGTGGAGTTCCTCGGCGAGACGGCGGCCGACGAGTTCAAGGCCCTGAACGACCGCTACGACCTGATCGGCTTCGACCCGCGCGGAGTGGGCCGGAGCACCGCGGTGCACTGCCTGGACGACGCGGACCGCGACAAGCTCAACGCCCAGGACCACGCGACCGCGACCACCATGAAGGACTTCGAGAGCGGCTGCGCGGCCGACTCCGGCAAGCTGCTGCCGTTCGTCGGGACCGTGAACGCGGCCCGCGACCTGGACGTGCTGCGCGGGGTGATGGGCGACCAGAAGCTCAACTACCTGGGCTTCTCCTACGGCACCTACCTCGGCACCGTCTACGCCGACGAGTTCCCCGGCCGCACCGGACGGCTGGTGCTGGACGGCGCGATGGACCCGAGCCTGGATCCGCTCACCGCCGACGTCCAGCAGCAGATCGGCTTCGAGGGCGTCTTCGAACGCTTCGCGAGCGACTGCGTCAAGCAGAGCGACTGCCCGCTCGGCTCGGATGCCGGCGCCGCCGCCCAGAAGGCCGCCGACTTCCTGGACAGCCTGCAGGCCCACCCGCTGACCTCCGCCAAGGACGGCCGCACGCTCACCTCCGCCGAAGCCTGGACCGGAGCGCTGGGGATGCTCTACGGCTCCGCCAAGGACTGGGACTACCTGCGGATCGGCCTCACCCGGGCGATGAAGCAGCACTCGCCGGACCTGATGCTGGCGCTGGCCGACAACTACAACGGCCGGGACCAGAACGGCCATTACAGCAACGAGGCCGACGCCAACACGGCGATCAACTGCGCCGACGACGGCGCGCCGACCCCCACCGACGACCAGCTCCAGCAGGCCCTGCAGCAGCTGCAGTCCAAGGCCCCCTACCTGAACCGCCGGGTCACCATCGACGACCTGCGGGTCGGCAACGACTGCAGCGCCTTCCCGGCCCACGCCGCCCCGCCGCACGCCATCACGGCCGCCGGCAGCGCACCGATCCTGGTGGTCGGCTCCACCGGCGACGATGCCACCCCGTACGCCTGGGCCCAGCACCTGGCGAGCAGCCTGGCCAACGCCACCCTGCTGACCCGGGACGGCGACGGGCACACCGGCTACGACAAGAGCAGCTGCGTGCAGAGCGCGGTGAACGGCTTCCTGCTGAACGGCACCATGCCGGCCGCCGGGACGCACTGCTCGACCGACCTCACCAGCTGA
- the moaA gene encoding GTP 3',8-cyclase MoaA codes for MHTAPAPLVDRLGRVHTDLRVSLTDRCNLRCTYCMPAEGLDWLPRAELLTDAEVVRLVRIAVRRLGIASVRLTGGEPLLRRGLPALVGELTGLGVELSLTTNGIGLARMAGALAAAGLRRVNVSLDTLRRDRYQEITRRDRIADVLAGLAAARAAGLAPVKINTVPVRGVNDDELLDLVEFAAEHGYRLRFIESMPLDAQGAWDRSSMITADELLAVLGTRHRLIPVPRGPLGAGRGTPPAEEFRIAGTDTVLGVIASVTRPFCGTCDRVRLTADGQLRNCLFATEESDLRALLRGGAEDAEIERAWRRTIARKGPGHAIDSADFVRPARPMSAIGG; via the coding sequence ATGCACACCGCTCCTGCCCCGCTGGTCGACCGCCTCGGCCGGGTCCACACCGATCTGCGGGTCTCCCTGACCGACCGCTGCAACCTGCGCTGCACCTACTGCATGCCGGCCGAGGGGCTCGACTGGCTGCCCAGGGCCGAGCTGCTCACCGACGCGGAGGTCGTCCGCCTGGTGCGGATCGCGGTGCGCCGGCTGGGGATCGCCTCGGTCCGGCTGACCGGCGGCGAGCCGCTGCTGCGGCGCGGACTGCCCGCACTGGTGGGGGAGTTGACCGGGCTGGGGGTGGAGCTGTCGCTGACCACCAACGGGATCGGGCTGGCCCGGATGGCCGGTGCGCTGGCGGCGGCGGGGCTGCGCCGGGTCAACGTCAGCCTGGACACGCTGCGCCGCGACCGCTACCAGGAGATCACCCGGCGGGACCGGATCGCCGACGTCCTCGCGGGCCTCGCCGCCGCGCGGGCGGCCGGCCTGGCCCCGGTCAAGATCAACACGGTGCCGGTGCGCGGGGTCAACGACGACGAGCTCCTCGACCTGGTCGAGTTCGCCGCCGAACACGGCTACCGGCTGCGGTTCATCGAGTCGATGCCGCTGGACGCCCAAGGGGCCTGGGACCGCTCGTCGATGATCACCGCCGATGAGCTGCTGGCCGTGCTCGGCACCCGGCACCGGCTGATCCCGGTGCCGCGCGGGCCGCTCGGCGCCGGGCGCGGCACCCCGCCGGCCGAGGAGTTCCGGATCGCCGGGACGGACACCGTGCTCGGCGTGATCGCCTCGGTGACCCGGCCGTTCTGCGGCACCTGCGACCGGGTCCGGCTGACCGCCGACGGCCAGCTGCGCAACTGCCTGTTCGCGACCGAGGAGTCCGACCTGCGCGCGCTGCTGCGCGGCGGGGCCGAGGACGCCGAGATCGAGCGGGCCTGGCGCCGCACGATCGCCCGCAAGGGCCCGGGGCACGCCATCGACTCCGCCGACTTCGTCCGCCCGGCGCGGCCGATGTCGGCCATCGGCGGCTGA
- a CDS encoding nucleotidyltransferase family protein — MAELSPPVAALVLAAGGGSRLGGRPKALLPFRGRPLVEHAVRVVREGGCDPVLVVLGAARDQVLGTAELADCTVLANPDWAEGMGGSLRTGLAALPPGCSGVLVSLVDTPGVTPAAVARLLAAHRAGATLAAAGYQGRRGHPVLIGADHFAEAAESARGDAGARALLTNRQAELRLVECGDIAVPDDLDTPADLARWSAG; from the coding sequence ATGGCTGAGCTGTCCCCACCCGTCGCCGCGCTGGTCCTGGCCGCCGGGGGTGGCAGCCGGCTGGGCGGCCGGCCGAAAGCGCTGCTGCCCTTCCGCGGGCGGCCGCTGGTCGAGCACGCGGTGCGGGTGGTGCGCGAGGGCGGCTGCGACCCGGTGCTCGTGGTGCTCGGCGCGGCCCGCGACCAGGTGCTCGGCACCGCCGAGCTGGCCGACTGCACGGTGCTGGCCAACCCCGACTGGGCCGAGGGCATGGGCGGCTCGCTGCGCACCGGCCTGGCCGCGCTGCCGCCCGGCTGCTCCGGCGTCCTGGTCTCGCTGGTCGACACCCCGGGCGTCACACCGGCGGCCGTCGCCCGGCTGCTGGCCGCCCACCGGGCCGGCGCCACCTTGGCCGCCGCCGGCTACCAGGGCCGCCGCGGCCACCCCGTGCTGATCGGCGCCGACCACTTCGCCGAGGCCGCCGAGTCCGCCCGCGGCGACGCCGGCGCCCGCGCCCTGCTGACGAACCGTCAGGCCGAGCTGCGGCTGGTCGAGTGCGGCGACATCGCGGTGCCCGACGACCTGGACACCCCGGCCGACCTGGCCCGCTGGTCGGCGGGTTGA
- a CDS encoding (2Fe-2S)-binding protein, with protein sequence MTRWGLAVTECATPYPPPAPPFTGAYTAFAQVFPDLRIQHRAAAGLLGQETRALAALAALLPEDADNAPFGGAAAFRLARPSRPAGPPTPLRTRVSCCLYYTVRPGEPCAGCPRACH encoded by the coding sequence ATGACCCGATGGGGCCTCGCCGTGACCGAGTGCGCCACCCCGTACCCGCCCCCGGCTCCCCCGTTCACCGGCGCCTACACCGCGTTCGCCCAGGTCTTCCCCGACCTGCGGATCCAGCACCGCGCCGCCGCCGGACTGCTCGGCCAGGAGACCCGCGCGCTGGCCGCGCTGGCCGCGCTGCTGCCCGAGGACGCGGACAACGCACCGTTCGGCGGAGCCGCCGCGTTCCGGCTCGCCCGGCCGAGCCGCCCCGCCGGCCCGCCGACTCCGCTGCGCACCCGGGTGAGCTGCTGCCTCTACTACACGGTGCGCCCCGGGGAACCGTGCGCCGGCTGCCCGCGCGCCTGCCACTGA
- a CDS encoding DUF2637 domain-containing protein, whose product MKLSDIPLGWAMAAVAVLLPGALLLAFLRSRGATAAHGTDSWERTEERRRRKESLYGGASYTLLFCCAAVAAALSFHGLVGFGTQNLGLSGGWEYLVPFGLDGAAMFCSVLAVREASHGDAALGSRLLVWLFAGASAWFNWVHAPRGGGHDGAPQFFAGMSLSAAVLFDRALKQTRRAALREQGLVPRPLPQIRIVRWLRAPLETYAAWSLMLLEGVRSLDEAVEEVRDTKREAVVNRERQRLASRRERAEIRAINRAHSGWGRSRAGAAARQLEPAGGGTEPAIAPAPAAESSTAPGLPTRPGRRTIDLSTDEDTMTLPRLDSLEQKLKDLERQFG is encoded by the coding sequence ATGAAACTGTCGGACATACCACTGGGCTGGGCCATGGCCGCCGTCGCCGTCCTGCTGCCGGGCGCCCTGCTGCTGGCCTTCCTGCGCAGCAGGGGTGCGACCGCCGCGCACGGCACGGACTCCTGGGAGCGCACCGAGGAGCGGCGGCGCCGCAAGGAGTCGCTCTACGGCGGCGCCTCCTACACCCTGCTCTTCTGCTGCGCGGCCGTCGCCGCCGCGCTCTCCTTCCACGGCCTGGTCGGCTTCGGCACCCAGAACCTGGGCCTGTCCGGCGGCTGGGAGTACCTGGTCCCGTTCGGCCTGGACGGCGCCGCGATGTTCTGCTCCGTGCTCGCCGTCCGCGAGGCCAGCCACGGCGACGCCGCGCTCGGCTCGCGCCTGCTGGTCTGGCTCTTCGCCGGCGCCTCGGCCTGGTTCAACTGGGTGCACGCGCCGCGCGGCGGCGGCCACGACGGCGCCCCGCAGTTCTTCGCCGGGATGTCGCTGTCGGCCGCGGTGCTCTTCGACCGGGCGCTGAAGCAGACCCGCCGGGCGGCGCTGCGCGAGCAGGGACTGGTGCCCAGGCCGCTGCCGCAGATCCGGATCGTGCGCTGGCTGCGCGCGCCGCTGGAGACCTACGCGGCCTGGTCGCTGATGCTGCTCGAAGGCGTCCGCAGCCTGGACGAGGCGGTCGAGGAGGTCCGCGACACCAAGCGGGAGGCCGTGGTCAACCGGGAGCGCCAGCGGCTCGCCAGCCGCCGCGAGCGGGCCGAGATCCGCGCGATCAACCGGGCCCACAGCGGCTGGGGCCGGTCCCGCGCCGGCGCCGCCGCCCGCCAGCTGGAGCCCGCCGGCGGCGGCACGGAGCCCGCGATAGCACCGGCTCCCGCCGCCGAGAGCAGCACCGCGCCCGGCCTGCCGACCCGCCCGGGGCGGCGGACCATCGACCTCAGCACCGACGAGGACACCATGACGCTGCCCCGGCTCGACTCGCTGGAGCAGAAACTCAAGGACCTGGAGCGGCAGTTCGGCTAG
- a CDS encoding ATP-binding SpoIIE family protein phosphatase has product MATEPEPQGRARLPLGPQAQGGRRAGTRGSSQAGGRVAAPVALPSVQSLPERTGDSTPEWLEPAMAANGIGSFDWDIRRDLIEADQRACGFMGVRGRTTEVRSEDFLALLHPEDAPVVRRRVERAVAELGQCGAYYRTVFPGGELHAVRFRGRVLADAFGRPSRMVGFVWDATAELHKREDAGRQAALREERSRFIKEAARALSEAVTVRDVARVFTELPLPGLPPDGLVLASMEAGRLQILGASGYRQEDMVAYDRMPLEPFQPAAEAIRNRLPLFLASQDEYRERFPQAWPRVIGTGRSAWAYLPLVVSGRVIGLCLVSFDDSRELDADERTLLSTLGGLVAQSLARARLHDAEHELAAGLQRVMLPRTVPAVPGVTTAVRYLPAGSGLQIGGDWYDVVPLPGGHVGLVIGDVQGHDVHAAGIMGQLRIALRAYAAEGHPPAAVMARASRFLADLDTDHFATCTYAEVNVDYGVVYAVRAGHLDPVVRRADGTSTVQSVVGGLPLGIGADQEYQVTRFSLDPGETVVLCTDGLVESRAMDLDTGMARLCEAVAGELPVTADGGTADPIEELADRIAARAADSAEREDDIALLLLRWDGPEGGLAAQQLRRRIGQADLARVSELRGELRDALRRWGVSELIDTAELLASELVTNAIRHTDRDAMFTARLYREDAREPRLRIEVEDESDLWPKRRTPGEQASSGRGLMLVEALADAWGVEPRGSGKRMWFELSALAAAGQAA; this is encoded by the coding sequence ATGGCGACTGAGCCCGAGCCGCAGGGACGTGCACGCCTTCCACTCGGCCCGCAGGCCCAGGGCGGTCGGCGTGCCGGCACCCGCGGCAGCAGCCAGGCGGGCGGCCGGGTCGCCGCACCCGTGGCGCTGCCCTCCGTGCAGAGCCTGCCGGAACGCACCGGTGACTCCACCCCGGAGTGGCTGGAGCCGGCGATGGCCGCCAACGGCATCGGCTCCTTCGACTGGGACATCCGCCGCGACCTGATCGAGGCCGACCAGCGCGCCTGCGGCTTCATGGGCGTGCGCGGTCGCACCACCGAGGTCAGGTCCGAGGACTTCCTCGCGCTGCTGCACCCCGAGGACGCGCCGGTGGTGCGCCGCCGGGTCGAGCGCGCGGTGGCCGAGCTGGGCCAGTGCGGCGCCTACTACCGCACCGTCTTCCCCGGTGGCGAGCTGCACGCCGTCCGGTTCCGCGGCCGGGTGCTGGCCGACGCCTTCGGTCGGCCCTCGCGGATGGTCGGCTTCGTCTGGGACGCCACCGCCGAGCTGCACAAGCGGGAGGACGCGGGGCGGCAGGCGGCCCTGCGCGAGGAGCGCTCGCGCTTCATCAAGGAGGCCGCCCGGGCGCTCTCCGAGGCTGTCACGGTGCGGGACGTGGCCCGGGTCTTCACCGAGCTGCCGCTGCCCGGCCTGCCGCCGGACGGCCTGGTGCTGGCCTCGATGGAGGCCGGCCGGCTGCAGATCCTGGGCGCCAGCGGCTACCGCCAGGAGGACATGGTCGCCTACGACCGGATGCCGCTGGAGCCGTTCCAGCCCGCCGCCGAGGCGATCCGCAACCGGCTGCCGCTCTTCCTGGCCAGCCAGGACGAGTACCGCGAGCGGTTCCCGCAGGCCTGGCCGCGGGTGATCGGCACCGGGCGCAGCGCCTGGGCCTACCTGCCGCTGGTGGTCAGCGGCCGGGTGATCGGCCTGTGCCTGGTGAGCTTCGACGACTCGCGCGAGCTGGACGCCGACGAGCGCACCCTGCTCTCCACCCTGGGCGGCCTGGTCGCCCAGTCGCTGGCCCGGGCCCGGCTGCACGACGCCGAGCACGAGCTGGCGGCCGGCCTGCAGCGGGTGATGCTGCCGCGCACCGTGCCGGCCGTGCCGGGGGTGACCACCGCGGTGCGCTACCTGCCGGCCGGCTCCGGGCTACAGATCGGCGGCGACTGGTACGACGTGGTGCCGCTGCCCGGCGGGCACGTCGGCCTGGTGATCGGCGACGTGCAGGGCCACGACGTGCACGCGGCCGGGATCATGGGGCAGCTGCGGATCGCGCTGCGCGCCTACGCCGCCGAGGGGCACCCGCCGGCCGCCGTGATGGCCCGGGCCTCGCGCTTCCTGGCCGACCTGGACACCGACCACTTCGCCACCTGCACCTACGCCGAGGTCAACGTCGACTACGGCGTGGTCTACGCGGTCCGGGCCGGGCACCTGGACCCGGTGGTGCGCCGGGCGGACGGCACCAGCACCGTGCAGAGCGTGGTCGGCGGGCTGCCGCTGGGCATCGGCGCCGACCAGGAGTACCAGGTCACCCGGTTCAGCCTGGACCCGGGCGAGACCGTGGTGCTCTGCACGGACGGCCTGGTCGAGTCACGCGCGATGGACCTGGACACCGGGATGGCCCGGCTCTGCGAGGCGGTGGCCGGCGAACTGCCGGTCACGGCCGACGGCGGCACGGCCGACCCGATCGAGGAACTCGCCGACCGGATCGCCGCCCGGGCCGCCGACTCCGCCGAGCGCGAGGACGACATCGCGCTGCTGCTGCTCCGCTGGGACGGCCCCGAAGGCGGGTTGGCGGCCCAGCAGCTGCGCCGCCGGATCGGGCAGGCCGACCTGGCCCGGGTCTCCGAGCTGCGCGGCGAACTGCGGGACGCGCTGCGCCGCTGGGGCGTGTCCGAGCTGATCGACACCGCCGAACTGCTCGCCTCGGAGCTGGTCACCAACGCGATCCGGCACACCGACCGGGACGCGATGTTCACCGCCCGCCTCTACCGCGAGGACGCCCGTGAGCCGCGGCTGCGGATCGAGGTCGAGGACGAGTCCGACCTGTGGCCCAAGCGGCGCACCCCGGGGGAGCAGGCATCCTCCGGGCGCGGCCTGATGCTGGTCGAGGCGCTCGCGGACGCCTGGGGCGTGGAGCCGCGCGGGTCAGGCAAGCGGATGTGGTTCGAGCTGTCGGCGCTCGCGGCGGCGGGGCAGGCGGCCTGA
- a CDS encoding ATP-binding protein, protein MERQQRFGAGTDARPNATANLDADPNANRSTDPNVDLDTAALDTAALDTTDLDTADLDTADLDTTDLDAEDAGRAAAEQHGPDRRLHAAFAPADLAAIAPLRAALRGALADWDVPALADTAELLATELVANALQHTSAGAVLDAVLGADLRLRVEVRDGDGRLPRPRRATETETDGRGLVLVEALADAWGVRLRAEGKTTWFELAARRS, encoded by the coding sequence ATGGAACGTCAACAGCGCTTCGGGGCCGGGACGGACGCGCGCCCGAACGCGACTGCGAACCTGGACGCGGACCCGAACGCGAATCGGAGCACGGACCCGAACGTGGACCTCGACACCGCAGCACTCGACACCGCAGCACTCGACACGACGGACCTCGACACGGCGGACCTCGACACGGCGGACCTCGACACGACGGACCTCGACGCCGAAGACGCCGGACGGGCCGCCGCCGAGCAGCACGGGCCGGACCGCCGGTTGCACGCCGCCTTCGCCCCCGCCGACCTGGCGGCGATCGCCCCGCTGCGCGCCGCCCTGCGCGGGGCGCTGGCCGACTGGGACGTGCCCGCGCTGGCCGACACCGCCGAGCTGCTCGCCACCGAGCTGGTCGCCAACGCGCTGCAGCACACCTCGGCCGGCGCGGTGCTGGACGCGGTGCTCGGCGCCGACCTGCGGCTGCGGGTCGAGGTGCGGGACGGGGACGGCCGGCTGCCCCGACCGCGCCGGGCGACCGAGACGGAGACCGACGGGCGGGGCCTGGTGCTGGTCGAGGCGCTGGCGGACGCCTGGGGCGTGCGGCTGCGGGCCGAGGGCAAGACCACCTGGTTCGAACTGGCGGCGCGGCGGTCGTGA
- a CDS encoding carbonic anhydrase has protein sequence MPRVRGQERAGADRLEVARVRRRTMLAAGALGVLPAGAAARAGARVAGSARAVGTGLPDGGAAQALARLRAGNDRWVRGQASRPDASPDRRRELAGGQAPFAVVFACIDSRVPPELVFDQGLGDLLVVRTAAHTFDPLVAGSLEYGPAELATPLLLVLGHQRCGAVTAAVRSLHDGAPLPGRLAQVARCLRAPYQSVLAAGGPGAAAPAGPELVEAVVREQTRQTVARLRGDELLAPAVAAGRLAVCGGYYALDSGAVDFGVCPAS, from the coding sequence GTGCCGAGGGTGCGGGGGCAGGAGCGGGCCGGGGCGGATCGGCTGGAGGTGGCACGGGTGCGGCGACGGACGATGCTGGCGGCGGGCGCGCTCGGCGTGCTGCCCGCCGGGGCGGCGGCGCGGGCCGGGGCGCGGGTGGCGGGCAGCGCGCGAGCGGTGGGGACCGGGCTGCCCGACGGCGGTGCGGCCCAGGCGCTGGCCCGGCTGCGGGCGGGCAACGATCGCTGGGTGCGCGGACAGGCCAGTCGGCCGGACGCCTCGCCGGACCGGCGGCGGGAGCTGGCAGGCGGCCAGGCGCCGTTCGCGGTGGTCTTCGCCTGCATCGACTCCCGGGTCCCGCCGGAGCTGGTCTTCGACCAGGGGCTCGGCGACCTGCTGGTGGTCCGCACCGCCGCGCACACCTTCGACCCGCTGGTCGCCGGCAGCCTGGAGTACGGCCCGGCCGAGCTGGCCACCCCGCTGCTGCTGGTGCTCGGGCACCAGCGCTGCGGCGCGGTCACCGCCGCCGTCCGCTCGCTGCACGACGGCGCGCCGCTGCCGGGGCGGCTCGCCCAGGTGGCGCGCTGCCTGCGGGCGCCGTATCAGTCGGTGCTGGCGGCGGGCGGTCCCGGTGCGGCGGCGCCGGCCGGCCCGGAACTGGTGGAAGCGGTGGTGCGGGAACAGACCCGGCAGACCGTGGCCCGGCTGCGCGGCGACGAACTGCTCGCTCCCGCGGTGGCCGCCGGACGGCTGGCGGTGTGCGGCGGGTACTACGCGCTGGACAGCGGAGCGGTCGACTTCGGGGTCTGCCCCGCGTCCTGA
- the ureA gene encoding urease subunit gamma, which produces MRLTPTERDRLLIFTAAELARARRARGCRLNVPEATALIADTVCEAARDGLRLAEAIEAGRTVLSADDVLPGVPDVVTVIQVEAVFDDGTRLAVVNDPFQGAGSLGEDGPGAALPGPGTGYDPIEETVVLSVHNTSAVPISVTSHFHFFEVNPRLAFDRAAAYGTRLAVPAGSSVRFDPGAVVEVGLAPIAGDRIAIGFAGLVDGPLDAPGAREAALAKARATGYLINFDNTEVDS; this is translated from the coding sequence GTGCGACTCACCCCCACCGAACGGGACCGGCTGCTGATCTTCACGGCCGCCGAACTGGCCCGCGCCCGCCGCGCCCGAGGCTGCCGGCTGAACGTGCCCGAGGCCACCGCACTGATCGCCGACACCGTCTGCGAGGCGGCCCGCGACGGCCTGCGGCTGGCCGAGGCGATCGAGGCCGGACGAACCGTGCTGAGCGCCGACGACGTACTGCCCGGCGTGCCCGACGTGGTGACCGTGATCCAGGTCGAGGCCGTCTTCGACGACGGCACCCGGCTGGCCGTGGTCAACGACCCCTTCCAGGGCGCCGGTTCACTCGGCGAGGACGGCCCCGGCGCCGCCCTGCCCGGCCCCGGCACGGGCTACGACCCGATCGAGGAGACCGTGGTGCTCTCCGTCCACAACACCTCGGCGGTGCCCATCTCGGTCACCTCGCACTTCCACTTCTTCGAGGTCAACCCCCGCCTGGCCTTCGACCGCGCCGCCGCCTACGGCACCCGCCTCGCCGTCCCGGCCGGCTCCTCGGTCCGCTTCGACCCCGGCGCGGTGGTCGAGGTCGGCCTGGCCCCGATCGCCGGCGACCGGATCGCCATCGGCTTCGCCGGCCTGGTCGACGGCCCCCTCGACGCCCCCGGCGCCCGCG